A part of Melittangium boletus DSM 14713 genomic DNA contains:
- a CDS encoding ABC transporter ATP-binding protein has translation MSKDASLLPIEIRDLSKTYRLGFFMNRRVRALQSLDLTLQPGQVYGLLGPNGAGKSTTIKILLNLVQPSGGTARLFGLSPGDREARRRVGYVPENPAPYEYLTGREFVTLAGRLMGMGGKELDARVSEVLGMVQMTRAAHLQIRRYSKGMVQRVALAQALVSKPDLLILDEPTSGLDPVGRRQIRDLILEERQRGTTILFCTHIIPDVEALCDRAVVLVGGRRVREGSVAELVSAQATHMELTVEGLSVEQIEALGFVLEQTRALENRVLVRVRDAEAQPLLKQLLEKGGRVTQLQPARFSLEDLFLRALEEARQGPVGGEIS, from the coding sequence ATGTCCAAGGACGCTTCTCTCCTCCCCATCGAGATCCGGGACCTGTCCAAGACCTACCGGCTCGGCTTCTTCATGAACCGGCGGGTGCGTGCCCTCCAATCCCTGGACCTGACCCTGCAACCGGGACAGGTGTACGGGTTGTTGGGTCCCAATGGGGCTGGCAAGTCCACGACCATCAAGATCCTGTTGAACCTGGTGCAGCCCTCGGGAGGAACGGCGCGGTTGTTCGGCCTGTCACCGGGAGACCGGGAGGCGCGCCGCCGGGTGGGCTACGTGCCGGAGAACCCCGCGCCCTACGAGTACCTGACCGGCCGCGAGTTCGTCACGCTGGCGGGCCGGCTCATGGGCATGGGCGGCAAGGAGCTGGACGCGCGGGTGTCCGAGGTGCTGGGCATGGTGCAGATGACCCGCGCCGCCCACCTGCAGATCCGCCGCTACAGCAAGGGCATGGTGCAGCGCGTGGCGCTGGCCCAGGCCCTGGTGTCCAAACCCGACCTGCTCATCCTGGACGAGCCCACCTCGGGGCTGGATCCGGTGGGCCGCCGGCAGATCCGCGACCTCATCCTCGAGGAGCGTCAGCGGGGCACCACCATCCTCTTCTGCACGCACATCATCCCGGACGTGGAAGCGCTGTGTGACCGGGCCGTCGTGCTGGTGGGAGGCCGACGCGTGCGCGAGGGCAGCGTGGCGGAACTCGTGAGCGCCCAGGCCACCCACATGGAGCTGACGGTGGAGGGCCTGAGCGTGGAGCAGATCGAGGCGCTGGGGTTCGTGCTGGAGCAGACCCGGGCACTGGAGAACCGCGTTCTCGTGCGCGTGCGAGACGCGGAAGCACAACCCCTGCTCAAGCAGCTGCTGGAGAAAGGTGGGCGCGTCACCCAGCTACAACCCGCCCGCTTCTCGTTGGAAGACTTGTTCCTGCGCGCCCTCGAGGAGGCCCGGCAGGGTCCCGTGGGAGGGGAGATTTCGTGA
- a CDS encoding ABC transporter permease: MGPFVALALNGFREARRNRVTLLVGIFALAMILSTSLVLEVTVGTFDRVLTDVGLGAMSLMLVLLTIFLSSGLISREIERRTIFLMVSKPLSRGAFLVGRLFGNMLTVTVLQLAMAALFCVMLRFYGSPLTPAHLAAMGMLWFELWVLSGVGFLMSSFSSQMVSAFVSVSVYVAGNLSSDIYKLAGKSQSDSLEVLGKAVYYVLPDLSRFNYRPQAAYDAAISSSELLSAMGYGVAYTSVLVALAILLFNRRDFR; encoded by the coding sequence ATGGGTCCGTTCGTCGCCCTGGCGCTCAATGGTTTCCGGGAGGCCCGGCGCAACCGGGTCACCCTCCTGGTGGGCATCTTCGCCCTGGCCATGATCCTCTCCACCTCGCTCGTGTTGGAGGTCACCGTCGGCACGTTCGACCGCGTCCTCACCGACGTGGGCCTGGGAGCCATGAGCCTCATGCTCGTGCTGCTCACCATCTTCCTGTCCAGCGGCCTCATCTCGCGGGAGATCGAGCGGCGCACCATCTTCCTCATGGTGTCCAAGCCCCTGTCCCGCGGTGCCTTCCTGGTGGGACGGCTGTTCGGCAACATGCTCACCGTGACGGTGTTGCAGTTGGCCATGGCCGCGCTCTTCTGCGTGATGCTGCGCTTCTACGGCAGCCCCCTCACCCCGGCGCACCTGGCGGCCATGGGCATGCTGTGGTTCGAGCTGTGGGTGCTCAGCGGCGTGGGCTTCCTGATGTCCAGCTTCTCCAGCCAGATGGTGTCCGCCTTCGTCAGCGTCAGCGTCTACGTGGCGGGCAACCTGTCCTCGGACATCTACAAGCTGGCGGGCAAGTCCCAGAGCGACTCGCTCGAGGTACTGGGCAAGGCCGTGTATTACGTGCTGCCGGACCTGTCGCGCTTCAACTACCGGCCCCAGGCCGCCTACGACGCCGCCATCTCCTCGTCCGAGCTGTTGTCGGCCATGGGTTACGGAGTGGCGTACACGAGCGTGCTGGTGGCACTCGCCATCCTGCTCTTCAACCGGCGCGACTTCCGTTGA
- a CDS encoding sigma-54-dependent transcriptional regulator — MHILVVDDERSMRDVLEIMLSRAGHQVTCADGVRRASEALGSTRVDLVITDMKLGASQSGMDVLRAARALPEPPEVIVITAFGTAVSAMEAMREGAYDYIGKPFDNEELLLLVQKALEKRALRRENLSLREHLLPGAGLMAVGRGARMRAVRNLVDKVAPTRSTVLIHGESGTGKEVIAKELHFKSPRASQPFLPINCAAVNEGVLESELFGHVKGSFTGATHDRPGLLVHAGEGTVFLDEIGDVPLATQVKLLRVLQERKVKPVGSSAEVPFQARILAATHRSLDAEVKAGRFREDLFYRLNVIMIELPPLRERVEDIAPLAEHFLSLQRKALERPGLRFSPEALAMLSSYSFPGNVRQLENIVERAATLADGDTLTPASLPPTLRGESAPSTATAGSEVALGAGFSLERHLDEAERRYLVAALAQAGGVKTRAAELLGLTFRSFRYRLAKHGLSDREDEA, encoded by the coding sequence TTGCACATCCTGGTGGTGGACGACGAGCGCTCGATGCGCGATGTCCTGGAGATCATGCTCAGCCGCGCGGGCCATCAGGTGACGTGCGCGGACGGGGTGCGCAGGGCGAGCGAGGCACTGGGCTCGACGCGGGTGGACCTGGTCATCACGGACATGAAGTTGGGCGCCTCGCAGAGCGGCATGGACGTGCTGCGGGCCGCGCGGGCGCTGCCCGAGCCTCCCGAGGTCATCGTCATCACCGCCTTCGGCACGGCCGTCTCGGCGATGGAGGCCATGCGCGAGGGGGCGTACGACTACATCGGCAAGCCCTTCGACAACGAGGAGCTGTTGCTGCTGGTGCAGAAGGCATTGGAGAAGCGGGCCCTGCGCCGGGAGAACCTGTCGCTGCGCGAGCACCTGTTGCCCGGGGCGGGGCTGATGGCGGTGGGCCGGGGGGCGCGGATGCGCGCGGTGCGCAACCTGGTGGACAAGGTGGCGCCGACCCGCTCCACCGTCCTCATTCATGGGGAGAGCGGAACGGGCAAGGAGGTCATCGCCAAGGAGCTCCACTTCAAGAGCCCACGCGCCAGCCAGCCCTTCCTCCCCATCAACTGCGCCGCCGTCAACGAGGGGGTGCTGGAGAGCGAGCTCTTTGGCCACGTGAAGGGCTCGTTCACCGGGGCCACGCATGATCGCCCGGGATTGCTCGTGCACGCGGGCGAGGGGACGGTGTTCCTCGACGAGATTGGCGATGTGCCGCTGGCCACCCAGGTGAAGCTCCTGCGCGTGTTGCAGGAGCGCAAGGTGAAGCCGGTGGGCAGCTCCGCGGAGGTTCCCTTCCAGGCACGCATCCTGGCGGCCACCCACCGCAGCCTGGATGCCGAGGTGAAGGCGGGCCGCTTCCGGGAGGATCTTTTCTACCGGCTCAACGTCATCATGATCGAGCTGCCGCCCCTGCGCGAGCGGGTGGAGGACATCGCGCCGCTGGCCGAGCACTTCCTGTCCTTGCAGCGCAAGGCGCTCGAGCGGCCGGGCCTGCGTTTCTCACCCGAGGCGTTGGCCATGCTGTCCTCCTATTCCTTCCCGGGCAACGTGCGCCAGCTGGAGAACATCGTCGAGCGCGCGGCCACGCTGGCGGATGGAGATACGCTGACGCCGGCGTCCCTGCCGCCCACGCTCCGGGGTGAGTCCGCGCCGAGCACGGCCACCGCGGGCTCGGAGGTGGCGCTCGGCGCGGGGTTCTCGCTGGAGCGTCACCTGGACGAGGCTGAACGGCGCTACCTGGTGGCGGCCCTGGCCCAGGCGGGCGGCGTGAAGACGCGGGCGGCGGAGCTGCTCGGCCTGACGTTCCGCTCCTTCCGCTACCGCCTGGCCAAGCACGGCCTGTCCGACCGGGAGGACGAGGCCTGA
- a CDS encoding two-component system sensor histidine kinase NtrB has protein sequence MFRTVAVSLSLVAVAARLFLQPLEEPSGVDMLTFAVIGLVYLFTLVYGLMLRGGWADRIAAVVQVVGDLLIASVLVFLTGVGDSPFTFLYLLAVIGASIVLDGRGALVAAGGSALAYSLLLVAVKLQWLESPLGVGNLSQQRLVFLIGSNLLALVLIAVLAGYLTRQLSATGGRLSAREADLKKLDTLQRQILACMPSGLITCDAAGLVTFVNRAASVILGLEAPSPPTGTHVESLLPGALGLDAHQRRRELSVQTRAGARTLGLTVTGLEGTGGGGTLIVFQDLTELRRTEEDLRRADRLASLGTLAAQLAHEIRNPLAAMRGSAQLLVQAPDADPTSVRLVDILLRESDRLSKLVEDFLRFARPPPPLKRELELEVLVGETVDMLRVDPLASQVRVERALAPMRMLVDADQIRQVLINLLRNAFQAVGPGGSVRVTLREADGQCWLRIWDSAGSIPAAHLSRIFEPFFSTREGGTGLGLSTAHSLVRAHGGTLRVSSSPREGTEFLIQLPMRG, from the coding sequence GTGTTCCGCACGGTGGCCGTCAGCCTGTCGCTCGTGGCCGTCGCCGCCCGCCTGTTCCTCCAGCCCCTGGAGGAGCCCAGTGGCGTGGACATGCTGACCTTCGCGGTCATCGGGCTCGTCTACCTCTTCACGCTCGTCTACGGCCTCATGCTGCGCGGGGGCTGGGCGGACCGCATCGCGGCGGTGGTGCAGGTGGTGGGTGATCTGCTCATCGCCTCGGTGCTCGTCTTCCTCACGGGCGTGGGCGACAGCCCCTTCACCTTCCTCTATCTGCTGGCCGTCATCGGCGCGAGCATCGTGCTGGATGGTCGCGGGGCCCTGGTCGCCGCGGGGGGCAGTGCGCTCGCCTACTCGCTGCTGCTGGTGGCCGTGAAGCTGCAGTGGCTGGAGTCGCCCCTGGGCGTGGGAAACCTGAGCCAACAGCGGCTCGTCTTCCTGATTGGCAGCAACCTGCTGGCGCTCGTGCTCATCGCCGTGCTCGCCGGCTACCTGACGCGGCAGTTGTCGGCCACGGGCGGCCGGCTCTCCGCGCGTGAAGCGGACCTCAAGAAGCTGGACACCCTGCAGCGGCAGATCCTCGCCTGCATGCCCTCGGGGCTCATCACCTGCGACGCGGCGGGTCTCGTCACCTTCGTCAATCGCGCCGCCAGCGTCATCCTCGGCCTGGAGGCGCCATCGCCTCCGACCGGCACCCATGTGGAGTCCCTGTTGCCAGGCGCGTTGGGCTTGGACGCCCACCAGCGCCGCCGGGAGCTGTCCGTGCAGACGCGGGCCGGCGCGCGCACGCTCGGGCTGACGGTGACGGGTCTGGAGGGCACGGGGGGAGGTGGGACGCTCATCGTCTTCCAGGATCTGACCGAGCTGCGCCGCACCGAGGAAGATCTCCGGCGCGCGGATCGGCTGGCCTCGCTGGGGACCCTGGCGGCGCAGCTCGCGCACGAAATCCGCAACCCCCTGGCCGCCATGCGCGGCTCGGCCCAGCTCCTCGTGCAGGCGCCGGATGCGGACCCCACCTCCGTGCGCCTGGTGGACATCCTCCTGCGCGAGTCGGACCGCCTCTCCAAGCTGGTGGAGGACTTCCTGCGCTTCGCCCGTCCTCCGCCGCCCCTCAAGCGGGAGCTGGAGCTGGAGGTCCTGGTCGGGGAGACGGTGGACATGCTGCGGGTGGATCCGCTCGCCAGTCAGGTCCGGGTGGAGCGGGCCTTGGCGCCGATGCGGATGCTCGTGGACGCGGATCAAATCCGCCAGGTGCTCATCAACCTGCTGCGCAACGCCTTCCAGGCCGTGGGTCCCGGAGGCTCCGTGAGGGTGACTCTGCGGGAAGCGGATGGACAGTGCTGGCTGCGCATCTGGGATTCGGCGGGCAGCATCCCCGCGGCGCACCTGTCGCGCATCTTCGAGCCTTTCTTCAGCACCCGCGAGGGAGGCACCGGGCTAGGGTTGTCCACGGCGCACTCCCTCGTTCGCGCGCATGGAGGCACCCTTCGGGTTTCTTCCTCGCCGCGCGAGGGGACGGAGTTCCTCATCCAGCTGCCCATGCGAGGGTGA
- a CDS encoding type II secretion system F family protein: MAATATTKSTPQKSKNTAQFLWEAKTKSGETKKGEMEASDLEAVNARLKSLGLNPVKVRRKGLLDSELNLSFGSGVTGKDILIFTRQFATMIDAGLPLVQCLDILGTQMDNPAFRKVVFAIKNKVEQGSTFADALGDHPKVFDELFVQLCAAGEVGGILDNILNRLAAYREKNEKLKRKVKSAMTYPAIVLLVAFGVTALLLLKVTPVFAKMFSDFGQALPGPTQFVVDLSAWAQAYAIYVFAGVGAFMGIFSWTYNQPQGRRVLDKIFLMAPIFGPVIRKVAVARFTRTLGTMISSGVPILDALDVTAKTAGNRSVEEAIYYVRGKIAEGKNIAGPLLETKVFPPMVVQMIGVGEATGAMDTMLNKIADFYDDEVDTAVAGLTAMIEPLMMVFLGGVVGGFLISMYLPIFQIAGAVK, encoded by the coding sequence ATGGCTGCAACGGCAACCACGAAATCCACTCCTCAGAAGTCGAAGAACACGGCCCAGTTCCTCTGGGAGGCCAAGACCAAGTCTGGCGAGACCAAGAAGGGCGAAATGGAGGCCTCGGATCTCGAGGCCGTCAACGCCCGGCTCAAGTCGCTCGGGCTCAATCCGGTCAAGGTTCGCCGCAAGGGCCTGCTCGACTCGGAGTTGAACCTGTCGTTCGGCTCGGGGGTGACGGGCAAGGACATCCTCATCTTCACCCGTCAGTTCGCCACGATGATCGACGCCGGCCTGCCGCTGGTGCAGTGCCTCGACATCCTCGGCACCCAGATGGACAACCCGGCCTTCCGCAAGGTCGTGTTCGCCATCAAGAACAAGGTGGAGCAGGGCTCCACCTTCGCCGACGCGCTGGGTGACCATCCCAAGGTGTTCGACGAGCTCTTCGTCCAGCTGTGCGCGGCGGGCGAGGTGGGCGGTATTCTCGACAACATCCTCAACCGGCTCGCGGCCTACCGTGAGAAGAACGAGAAGCTCAAGCGCAAGGTCAAGAGCGCGATGACCTACCCGGCCATCGTTCTCCTCGTGGCCTTTGGCGTGACGGCGCTGCTGCTCCTCAAAGTGACGCCGGTGTTCGCGAAGATGTTCTCGGACTTCGGTCAGGCGCTGCCGGGTCCCACCCAGTTCGTGGTGGATCTGTCGGCCTGGGCTCAGGCGTACGCCATCTACGTGTTCGCGGGCGTCGGTGCCTTCATGGGCATCTTCTCGTGGACCTACAACCAGCCCCAGGGCCGGCGCGTCCTGGACAAGATCTTCCTGATGGCGCCCATCTTCGGGCCCGTCATCCGCAAGGTGGCGGTGGCGCGCTTCACCCGCACGCTGGGCACGATGATCTCCTCGGGTGTTCCCATCCTGGATGCCCTGGACGTGACGGCGAAGACGGCCGGTAACCGCTCGGTGGAAGAGGCCATCTACTACGTGCGCGGGAAGATCGCCGAGGGCAAGAACATCGCCGGGCCGCTCTTGGAGACGAAGGTGTTCCCCCCCATGGTGGTGCAGATGATCGGCGTGGGCGAGGCCACGGGCGCCATGGACACCATGCTCAACAAGATCGCCGACTTCTACGACGACGAGGTCGACACGGCGGTCGCGGGCCTCACGGCGATGATCGAACCGTTGATGATGGTGTTCCTGGGCGGCGTGGTCGGCGGCTTCCTCATCTCCATGTACCTGCCCATCTTCCAGATCGCCGGTGCCGTTAAGTAG
- a CDS encoding type IV pilus twitching motility protein PilT, protein MNLHQLLKAMVEKGASDLHITTGSPPQLRVDGELVPLKTAQLSPAETKQLCYSILTDVQKHKFEEENELDLSFGVKGLSRFRANVYMQRGAVAGAFRTIPFKILTFQELGLPPVVAELVKRPRGLILVTGPTGSGKSTTLASMVDKINTDRHEHIMTIEDPIEYLHPHKNCLVNQREVGADTRSFKTALKYILRQDPDVVLVGELRDLETIEAALVIAETGHTCYATLHTNSAVQTINRVLDVFPPYQQPQVRAQLSFVLEGVMSQSLIAKAGSPGRVLALEVMIPNPAIRNLIREDKVHQVYSSMQVGQAKFGMQTFNQALAALLMRRLITQDEAFGRSNDPDELRNILAGGGPGGLPGQRPAGPPGR, encoded by the coding sequence GTGAATCTGCATCAGCTGCTCAAGGCGATGGTCGAGAAGGGTGCTTCCGACCTCCACATCACCACGGGCTCCCCGCCCCAGCTGCGCGTGGACGGCGAGCTGGTGCCGCTCAAGACGGCCCAGTTGTCCCCCGCGGAGACCAAGCAGCTCTGCTACTCCATCCTCACGGACGTGCAGAAGCACAAGTTCGAGGAGGAGAACGAGCTCGACCTGTCCTTCGGCGTGAAGGGTCTGTCGCGCTTCCGCGCCAACGTCTACATGCAGCGTGGCGCGGTGGCGGGAGCCTTCCGCACCATTCCCTTCAAGATCCTCACCTTCCAGGAGCTGGGTCTGCCGCCGGTGGTGGCCGAGCTGGTCAAGCGCCCGCGCGGCCTCATCCTGGTGACGGGTCCCACGGGCTCGGGCAAGTCCACGACGCTCGCGTCCATGGTGGACAAGATCAACACGGATCGTCACGAGCACATCATGACGATCGAGGATCCGATCGAGTACCTGCACCCGCACAAGAACTGCCTGGTGAACCAGCGCGAGGTGGGCGCGGACACGCGCAGCTTCAAGACGGCGCTCAAGTACATCCTGCGTCAGGATCCGGACGTGGTGCTGGTGGGCGAGTTGCGCGACCTGGAGACGATCGAGGCCGCGCTCGTCATCGCCGAGACGGGTCACACCTGCTACGCCACGCTGCACACGAACAGCGCGGTGCAGACCATCAACCGCGTGCTGGACGTGTTCCCGCCCTACCAGCAGCCGCAGGTGCGCGCCCAGCTGTCCTTCGTGCTCGAGGGCGTGATGAGCCAGTCGCTCATCGCCAAGGCGGGCTCGCCGGGCCGCGTGCTGGCGCTCGAGGTGATGATTCCCAACCCCGCCATCCGCAACCTCATCCGCGAGGACAAGGTGCACCAAGTGTACTCGTCCATGCAGGTGGGCCAGGCGAAGTTCGGCATGCAGACCTTCAACCAGGCCCTGGCGGCGCTGCTGATGCGGCGGCTCATCACCCAGGACGAGGCCTTCGGCCGCTCGAACGACCCGGACGAGCTGCGCAACATCCTGGCGGGTGGCGGGCCTGGCGGCTTGCCCGGCCAGCGTCCCGCCGGTCCTCCGGGGCGGTAA
- the pilB gene encoding type IV-A pilus assembly ATPase PilB: MSGRLGELLVRENLISVQQLRKAQEEQQKTGTRIGTALIKTGAIEESKLTDFLSKQYGVPAINLKDFDIDAEIIKLVPKEVAEKHLVIPVNRAGPSLIVAMCDPSNIYAVDDLKFLTGYNVEPVVASEISIREAIERYYAEKGPDMDALVGELADDIEVAKEEEEGNVEEMARAADDAPVVKLVNLILQDSIKKRASDIHVEPYEKDFRVRFRIDGSLYDVMRPPMKLKNAITSRLKIMANLDISERRLPQDGRIKIKLGGGKEMDFRVSVCPTLFGEKVVLRLLDKSNLQLDMTKLGFDPQPLAWFKEAIDRPYGMVLVTGPTGSGKTTTLYSALSSLNQVDTNIATAEDPVEFNFGGINQVQMHEDIGLNFAAALRSFLRQDPDIIMIGEIRDFETGEIAVKAALTGHLVLSTLHTNDAPGTVSRLLNMGIEPFLVTASLNLILAQRLARRLCPACKKPAENVDEQALINAGVPPEKIGTFTMYEKVGCRECNDRGYRGRVAIYEVMPFWDGLKELVINGASAAELKAEAIRLGMSSLRMSALAKMMDGVTTLDEVVANTAPDNF, encoded by the coding sequence ATGTCCGGTCGACTTGGTGAACTGCTGGTTCGTGAGAACCTCATCTCGGTCCAGCAGTTGCGCAAGGCTCAGGAAGAGCAGCAGAAGACGGGCACGCGTATTGGCACGGCCCTCATCAAGACGGGCGCCATCGAGGAGTCCAAGCTCACCGACTTCCTCTCCAAGCAGTACGGCGTGCCCGCCATCAACCTGAAGGACTTCGACATCGACGCGGAGATCATCAAGCTCGTGCCGAAGGAAGTGGCCGAGAAGCACCTGGTGATCCCCGTCAATCGCGCCGGTCCCTCGCTGATCGTCGCCATGTGCGATCCGTCCAACATCTACGCGGTGGACGACCTGAAGTTCCTCACCGGCTACAACGTGGAGCCGGTGGTCGCCTCGGAGATCTCCATCCGCGAGGCCATCGAGCGCTACTACGCGGAGAAGGGCCCGGACATGGATGCCCTCGTCGGGGAGCTCGCCGACGACATCGAGGTCGCGAAGGAGGAGGAGGAGGGCAACGTCGAGGAGATGGCCCGCGCCGCGGACGACGCGCCCGTGGTCAAGCTCGTGAACCTCATCCTCCAGGACTCCATCAAGAAGCGCGCCTCGGACATCCACGTGGAGCCCTACGAGAAGGACTTCCGGGTGCGCTTCCGCATCGACGGCTCGCTCTACGACGTGATGCGTCCGCCGATGAAGCTCAAGAACGCCATCACCAGCCGCCTCAAGATCATGGCGAACCTGGACATCTCCGAGCGCCGCCTGCCCCAGGACGGCCGCATCAAGATCAAGCTCGGCGGTGGCAAGGAGATGGACTTCCGCGTGAGCGTGTGCCCCACGCTCTTCGGCGAGAAGGTGGTGCTCCGCCTCCTGGACAAGTCCAACCTCCAGCTGGACATGACCAAGCTCGGCTTCGATCCGCAGCCGCTCGCCTGGTTCAAGGAGGCCATCGACCGGCCGTACGGCATGGTGCTGGTGACGGGCCCCACGGGTTCGGGCAAGACGACGACGCTCTACTCGGCGCTCTCGTCCCTCAACCAGGTGGACACCAACATCGCCACCGCCGAGGACCCGGTCGAGTTCAACTTCGGCGGCATCAACCAGGTGCAGATGCATGAAGACATCGGCCTGAACTTCGCCGCGGCCCTGCGCTCCTTCCTCCGCCAGGACCCGGACATCATCATGATCGGTGAGATCCGCGACTTCGAAACGGGTGAAATCGCGGTGAAGGCGGCGCTCACGGGCCACCTGGTGCTCTCCACGCTGCACACCAACGACGCCCCGGGCACGGTGAGCCGTCTGCTCAACATGGGCATCGAGCCCTTCCTCGTGACGGCCTCGCTCAACCTCATCCTCGCCCAGCGTCTGGCGCGCCGCCTGTGCCCCGCGTGCAAGAAGCCCGCGGAGAACGTGGACGAGCAGGCCCTCATCAACGCCGGCGTGCCGCCCGAGAAGATCGGCACCTTCACCATGTACGAGAAGGTCGGCTGCCGCGAGTGCAATGATCGTGGCTACCGCGGCCGTGTGGCCATCTACGAGGTCATGCCCTTCTGGGATGGCCTCAAGGAACTGGTCATCAACGGCGCATCCGCCGCCGAGCTCAAGGCCGAGGCCATCCGTCTGGGCATGAGCTCGCTGCGCATGTCGGCACTGGCCAAGATGATGGATGGCGTCACCACGCTGGACGAAGTGGTGGCCAACACGGCGCCCGACAACTTCTGA
- a CDS encoding bifunctional riboflavin kinase/FAD synthetase, which yields MKLFHGVTEARELAGCALALGNFDGVHLGHQALFAEARRHGVPVAALTFQPHPGKVLQPDLAPKLITLLPRKLELFESLGLDAAVVQPFTREYARLSPRDFEASLLDVLGARHLVVGYDFTYGAARAGSVDTLREAAAARGAEVHRVEPVTVDGLVASSSKVREYILEGRVSAAQRLLGRPFDLDGTVVTGQGRGRGIGFPTANVDTQNELRPAAGVYAIRVRLSDTSPGTWLPGVANIGVKPTFGVNEITIEAHLLDYSGDLYGRDMRVQFLDRLRAERRFGSVAELVGQIKRDVEAARAVIARASG from the coding sequence ATGAAGCTCTTTCACGGAGTGACGGAGGCACGGGAACTCGCCGGGTGCGCGCTCGCGCTGGGCAACTTCGATGGGGTGCACCTGGGCCACCAGGCGCTCTTCGCCGAGGCGCGGCGCCACGGCGTGCCCGTGGCCGCGCTCACCTTCCAGCCCCATCCGGGCAAGGTGCTGCAGCCGGACCTGGCCCCCAAGCTCATCACGCTCCTGCCGCGCAAGCTGGAGCTCTTCGAGTCCCTTGGCCTGGACGCGGCGGTGGTGCAGCCCTTCACGCGGGAGTACGCCCGCCTGTCTCCGCGCGACTTCGAGGCCTCGCTGCTGGACGTGCTGGGCGCGCGCCACCTCGTGGTGGGGTACGACTTCACCTACGGCGCCGCGCGCGCGGGCAGCGTGGACACCCTGCGCGAGGCCGCGGCGGCCCGGGGCGCCGAGGTGCACCGCGTGGAGCCCGTCACCGTGGATGGGCTCGTCGCCTCTTCCTCCAAGGTGCGCGAATACATCCTCGAGGGCCGGGTGAGCGCGGCGCAGCGGCTGCTCGGGCGGCCCTTCGACCTGGACGGCACCGTCGTCACCGGCCAGGGCCGTGGCCGGGGCATTGGTTTTCCCACCGCCAACGTGGACACCCAGAACGAGCTGCGGCCCGCGGCCGGCGTGTACGCCATCCGCGTGCGCCTGAGCGACACCTCCCCGGGCACGTGGTTGCCCGGCGTGGCCAACATCGGTGTCAAACCCACCTTCGGCGTCAACGAGATCACCATCGAGGCGCACCTGCTCGACTACAGCGGGGACCTCTATGGCCGGGACATGCGGGTGCAGTTCCTGGATCGGCTGCGCGCCGAGCGCCGTTTTGGCTCGGTGGCCGAACTCGTGGGACAAATCAAGCGGGACGTCGAGGCTGCCCGAGCGGTTATCGCCCGGGCGTCCGGCTAA
- the trmB gene encoding tRNA (guanosine(46)-N7)-methyltransferase TrmB: MPRPPLLPDPVGLHLAHLDTPPDWDAEFGFPGPLELEIGSGAGGHALEYCRRNPQVRFVAFEWRKKYARDTLDRGNKLGLRNLRVMEADARFVVPRIFASGSLDAIHLQFPDPWWKRAHFKRAVIQPEFAKLLLDKLKPGGLFDMRTDVQDRAVAMLSILEEAGFVNPLGAGVFHPYEPEEVPSTRERRYLASGEPVYRARLRKPA, from the coding sequence ATGCCCCGTCCTCCCCTGCTCCCCGACCCCGTCGGCCTGCATCTGGCCCACTTGGACACCCCGCCCGATTGGGACGCCGAGTTCGGCTTCCCGGGACCCCTGGAGCTGGAAATCGGCTCGGGGGCCGGGGGCCATGCCCTCGAATACTGCCGCCGCAACCCCCAGGTGCGCTTCGTCGCCTTCGAGTGGCGCAAGAAGTACGCGCGCGACACCCTGGATCGCGGCAACAAGCTGGGCCTGCGCAACCTGCGCGTCATGGAGGCCGACGCCCGCTTCGTGGTGCCCCGCATCTTCGCGTCCGGCTCGCTCGACGCCATCCACCTGCAGTTTCCCGACCCCTGGTGGAAGCGCGCCCACTTCAAGCGCGCCGTCATCCAGCCCGAGTTCGCCAAGCTGCTGCTCGACAAGCTGAAGCCCGGCGGCCTCTTCGACATGCGCACCGACGTGCAGGACCGCGCCGTCGCCATGCTCTCCATCCTGGAGGAGGCCGGCTTCGTCAATCCGCTCGGAGCGGGAGTCTTCCACCCCTATGAGCCCGAGGAGGTGCCCTCCACGCGCGAGCGGCGCTACCTCGCCAGCGGCGAGCCGGTCTACCGCGCCCGCCTGCGCAAGCCCGCCTGA